From the genome of Leptolyngbyaceae cyanobacterium:
GCAACTGCCTACTTTTTCCCACAAACTCCGCTTCCAGAAAGTAGATTCTTGAGACATCCAGGCAATTCCACCTTTACCCCATTTATTCCAAGGTAAGTAACAACCATCTAAAAAGGCTTCTCTAGAATAACCTGGAACTGGACTAAACCCAATACAAAATCCATCCCAGTCCCAAGCACCTTGAGTCAGAGTAGTTAACCATTCTACTTGCGGTAATTCCGAAAAAATGCTGCCAACAGTTTTAAAAGTCCAAGGGTAATATAAATCGTCACTATTGAGCCATGCCATAATTTCACCTGTGGAATGAGCAAACCCTTTGTTAATCGCATCATATTGTCCTCGATCGGGTTCGCTGCACCAATAGTGAATGTAGGATTCGTATTTTTTTATTATTTCAATGCTATTGTCGGTGGAACCACCGTCAATAATAATGTATTCCAGATTTGGGTAGTTTTGAGATAAAACGCTTTCAATAGTAGCTGCCAAAAATTCGCCCTGGTTAAAAGAAGGAGTTACGATAGAAATTGTTGGAGCATTCATTAATTTTTTTAGATTAATTAATAATTAATTATTTTTAATGCTTGTAATACGGGTTTTTAAGTCAACCCTTAAAGTATCATCATTACTACAAAATCTATCATCCAAAATCAATAAATTGACGCCAGAAGTCAATATTATGTTTTTCCCACGCATGGCATCCAAAAGGAAGTGTTTTGTTATTTAACTCATAACACTTATCTGGATAAGATTCAAAAGAAAATTGTAATGATGTGAGACGATCTGGGATTTTAAAAAAAGGAAAATAGCTAGTTACGAAATAAGCCCAAAATATATCTTCATTAACTTTCCAAGTATAGGCTTTTTGTCTGAAAATTAATAATACAAATAAACATTTTTTTACGTTTCTCAAGCAAAGACCGCCATTTCCTACTCCATTAGCAACACCTTTATTAAAAAAAATGTTTAACTTTTTTAAAAATCTTCTTGCCGTTGAAGATTGGTATGACCAATATGCCACTTCGTCTTCATTCAACCAAGGTGCTCCTATGTAGTCGAATCCTTTATTACACCAAGCAAGTAAATCATCTTTAAAGACTAAAGCATCTAGTTGATAAATGAGTATATATTTATAATTTAAAAACCTTCGATAAAATTCGGTGGATAGCATTAATTTGCTATAATCATCTACGCTTTGGAAATAAGTTTTATCAAAGAACTCAAATTTTACCTGCACATCCTTAAAAAATATCTTATCAAAAGAAAGCCCTTGTGGAGAAATAACTGTAATTGGATGCTTATTTAATACTGTCAAGCACCTATCCAAGGAGAGCTTTTCTGATTTAGAAAGTTCAGTTTTATATATAGGTATCACCACAGAAACAGGATGAAGTGCTTTTTTAGAAGCCATTTCTATCAGAAGGTTTGACATATCAATTCTAGTTTATTAATTTAAACTCGATAACCGAATATATTTAACTGCAAATCCATACCTAACATTAATTCACGTTTCATAAAAGGATGTTGAGAAGAAAATGCTTCAAGAATATGATATCTAAAACCAGCCTTTTGCATAATTGATAATATTTCATGCAAAGTCTGTTTTTCCTGCATATGGGAATGATATTCTAAAAAAATGTGTTCGACATTCGTCAGTCTATCCTCACAATCCCTAATCACTTCAGTTTCAGCACCTTCAATATCTAGCTTTAAAAAATCTATTTTTTGGTTAAGTATATCCCTTAATCTGGTTGTTTTTACTTCAATCATACTATCCCGATCTCCAGGTTTTGGTATTCTGCCAGAATAAGCACCTTCTCTGCAAAAACTGATGTAAGTTTCATCAGTCCATATTGCTTCGTTGTGAATTTCAACATCTGTGAGACCTAAGTTTGAAACATTTTTTACTAATGTATTAAATATTATTGGGTCTGCTTCAAAAGCAATGATTCTGCTGCTAGGATATAAGGTTTTAAAAAAAAATACGCTCAATCCTATATTAGCTCCACAATCTATAATTAATGGTTTTTCAGATGATGCTTTAAATTCATATATTTTACCCTCAATAATCTCGTGATAACCACCCAAAAAAGTACAGGCATCTACTATTTCTATTTCCGTACCAAGAAGGTTAGTAGTAGTTGGCTGATAGCGAGGCAATAATCTTAATTTATTTAACTCCTTTTCCCTTAATCTATCTTTGGGATTATTAGTTAATCTAGCTATCTTTTGAATTATTGGCGGAGTAATTAGCTTGATTATGTTAGGCATGGAAGACATAAGAGGCTTTTTTTTAATAACTATCAAATTATACTATATTTTTAGGTTGGGCTAGTATATAGCAATCAATAAAATTTTAATGCCAACTTAAGGTTATTTTTTATTCTGGAAATATATGGAAAAATATTTGCCAATAAAGATTGTTCCTCTTCAATTGGTTTACCTCCAATAACGTTTTCAAATACAAACTGTTCTATATTTCTATCTCTTACGACAAATGGAGGATGCTCGATATTCCAAATATTAGCAGTTGGTAAGTTAGCCCAAGGACTTTCCATTAATGTGTGTGTCGCTTCTGGGCCAAATCCTAGATTCGATACGAGGTTGGCGTTAGGTATGATAGAAATGCCACTTTGAGACCAACAGGCATAAGCCCATTGATAATCCCATGTATCAATAGTACCTTCAAATAAACGATCGAATATGTCTGTCCAGTACTTTTGCTCGGATGGAGATTCCCATAAAGAACTAAGTATATCCAGTTTTTTATATTCAGGCCAAGTTTTAATATTGACATCATAATGTTTCCAAGCTCTTCTCCAGGTAGCCCATCCCCAAATATGGATATACTTTGTAAACGAATAACTATAATCATTTTGACTGGGATTTGCTAAAAAACTATCCCCGCTGATCATCATGATACGGCGATCGTTACGATAATGGTCAAGAAGGGTTTGACAAAAATAAAAAAATGATGGCGCTGGTAAACAATCATCTTCTAAGATAATTGCTTCCTCTACTTCTGAAAATACCCAATCTAGTCCACTGGAAACACGACGTTTACATCCCAAGTTGACTTCTGAATAATTAGTTAAAATTTGGCAATCCCAATCTACCCTATCAATTATTTCTCTAGTTTTTTGACATTTTTCTACTTCTTCAGGGACTCGTGGCCCATCGGCAACTACCAGAAGTTTTTTGGGTTTAGCTTGCGCGATCGCTTCAAAAACTACTTTTGTTAGTTCGGGGCGATTAAAAATGAAAAAAGCAACTGGTGTATCAAGAAACATATAAAAATATTAATTCATTTTAAATAATCGGTTAAATCTTGTTTTTGAAAATTAAAGTATTACAAGATTTTGCGTATAATTGATAATTTTGCTCGTACATATATGAAACTATTTTAGAAAGAGCTAAATTAGATATATCAGAAGCATTTAAATCTTC
Proteins encoded in this window:
- a CDS encoding glycosyltransferase family 2 protein, with product MNAPTISIVTPSFNQGEFLAATIESVLSQNYPNLEYIIIDGGSTDNSIEIIKKYESYIHYWCSEPDRGQYDAINKGFAHSTGEIMAWLNSDDLYYPWTFKTVGSIFSELPQVEWLTTLTQGAWDWDGFCIGFSPVPGYSREAFLDGCYLPWNKWGKGGIAWMSQESTFWKRSLWEKVGSCILSEFQLAGDFDLWSRFYRYADLYATSSPLAGFRTQKNQKSRQMEDYVAEAEKSLAGTREALNWSPSFLRNLGFNLKLHRFPKLREIVESTYGYQGKRIVKRNQDSPNGYWEIEEYNFCWW
- a CDS encoding FkbM family methyltransferase, which produces MSSMPNIIKLITPPIIQKIARLTNNPKDRLREKELNKLRLLPRYQPTTTNLLGTEIEIVDACTFLGGYHEIIEGKIYEFKASSEKPLIIDCGANIGLSVFFFKTLYPSSRIIAFEADPIIFNTLVKNVSNLGLTDVEIHNEAIWTDETYISFCREGAYSGRIPKPGDRDSMIEVKTTRLRDILNQKIDFLKLDIEGAETEVIRDCEDRLTNVEHIFLEYHSHMQEKQTLHEILSIMQKAGFRYHILEAFSSQHPFMKRELMLGMDLQLNIFGYRV
- a CDS encoding glycosyltransferase family 2 protein, which codes for MFLDTPVAFFIFNRPELTKVVFEAIAQAKPKKLLVVADGPRVPEEVEKCQKTREIIDRVDWDCQILTNYSEVNLGCKRRVSSGLDWVFSEVEEAIILEDDCLPAPSFFYFCQTLLDHYRNDRRIMMISGDSFLANPSQNDYSYSFTKYIHIWGWATWRRAWKHYDVNIKTWPEYKKLDILSSLWESPSEQKYWTDIFDRLFEGTIDTWDYQWAYACWSQSGISIIPNANLVSNLGFGPEATHTLMESPWANLPTANIWNIEHPPFVVRDRNIEQFVFENVIGGKPIEEEQSLLANIFPYISRIKNNLKLALKFY
- a CDS encoding DUF5672 family protein, producing MSNLLIEMASKKALHPVSVVIPIYKTELSKSEKLSLDRCLTVLNKHPITVISPQGLSFDKIFFKDVQVKFEFFDKTYFQSVDDYSKLMLSTEFYRRFLNYKYILIYQLDALVFKDDLLAWCNKGFDYIGAPWLNEDEVAYWSYQSSTARRFLKKLNIFFNKGVANGVGNGGLCLRNVKKCLFVLLIFRQKAYTWKVNEDIFWAYFVTSYFPFFKIPDRLTSLQFSFESYPDKCYELNNKTLPFGCHAWEKHNIDFWRQFIDFG